The following are from one region of the Coffea eugenioides isolate CCC68of chromosome 2, Ceug_1.0, whole genome shotgun sequence genome:
- the LOC113759725 gene encoding scarecrow-like protein 3, whose translation MLLVAGIAQEEGSSPLFFFLMSLSPSIGSPYTLLREMKSDERGMWLFGFLTACARCVAAGSLDSASSGLEQISLLASPDGDIVQRIVAYFTEALADRVLKGWRPGLHKALNSTKLTCAAEIILAQKLFFEYCPFLRLSYVITNQAILETMEGEKVVHIIDLHCFEPAQWINLLEELKARQEGPPHLRITGIHEQKEVLDQMAVRLQEAAEKLDIPFQFCPMVSKLENLDIESLRVKSGEAVAISSVLQLHSLLAYDDDTMRRNSPSVPNNSSSVHLPGVLHMNPRTLGDFLERDVMSLYGASPDSQSSPPPKTLSFLNALWGLSPKLMVVTEHESNHNCHGLMERVDEALKFYAALFDCLENTLPRAPVERQKIEKFLFGEEIKSIIACEGLERKARHEKLDKWIPRLEFAGFGKINLSYNGMKQAMRVLQSCNYDGFKIKEESGYFIICWHDYPLFSVSAWGFKRY comes from the coding sequence ATGCTTTTAGTGGCAGGAATTGCTCAGGAAGAGGGATCATcacctcttttcttcttcttgatgTCACTTTCACCAAGTATAGGTTCTCCTTACACATTGTTGAGGGAGATGAAATCTGATGAGAGAGGAATGTGGCTATTCGGCTTTCTCACAGCCTGTGCGAGATGTGTTGCAGCCGGCAGCCTTGATAGTGCTAGCAGTGGACTTGAGCAGATTTCACTTCTTGCATCTCCTGATGGTGACATAGTTCAGAGGATTGTTGCTTACTTCACAGAAGCACTTGCTGATCGCGTGCTGAAAGGCTGGAGGCCTGGATTACACAAGGCCCTGAATTCAACCAAACTAACATGTGCTGCTGAAATTATTCTTGCACAGAAATTATTCTTTGAGTATTGTCCCTTTTTGAGGCTTTCTTATGTGATTACCAACCAAGCCATTCTAGAAACTATGGAAGGGGAGAAAGTTGTGCATATCATTGATCTTCATTGTTTTGAGCCAGCGCAGTGGATTAATCTTCTCGAGGAACTAAAAGCAAGGCAAGAAGGGCCCCCTCACCTTAGAATTACAGGAATTCATGAACAGAAAGAGGTATTAGATCAAATGGCTGTTCGGCTGCAGGAAGCTGCTGAAAAACTGGACATACCTTTTCAGTTTTGCCCAATGGTCAGCAAATTAGAGAATCTTGATATTGAAAGTTTACGCGTAAAGTCTGGAGAAGCTGTTGCCATTAGTTCTGTGCTTCAGCTGCATTCTCTTTTGGCATATGATGATGATACAATGCGAAGGAACTCACCATCTGTGCCAAATAACTCGAGCTCAGTTCATTTGCCTGGAGTTTTGCATATGAATCCTCGTACTTTAGGCGATTTTCTTGAGCGAGATGTGATGAGTTTGTACGGTGCCAGTCCTGATTCTCAATCATCACCACCTCCAAAAACATTAAGCTTTCTGAACGCCCTGTGGGGCCTTTCCCCAAAACTTATGGTAGTAACTGAACATGAATCAAACCACAACTGCCATGGTTTGATGGAAAGAGTCGATGAAGCACTGAAATTTTATGCAGCACTTTTTGATTGCTTAGAGAATACCCTTCCCAGGGCACCAGTTGAACGACAAAAGATTGAAAAGTTCCTTTTTGGagaagaaattaagagcatcaTAGCTTGTGAAGGACTTGAAAGAAAGGCAAGGCATGAGAAACTTGACAAATGGATTCCTAGGCTAGAGTTTGCAGGTTTTGGAAAGATTAATTTAAGCTACAACGGAATGAAGCAGGCAATGAGAGTGCTGCAGAGTTGCAACTATGATGGCTTTAAGATCAAGGAAGAAAGTGGCTATTTTATCATTTGCTGGCATGATTACCCTCTTTTTTCAGTTTCGGCATGGGGATTCAAGAGGTATTAA
- the LOC113763469 gene encoding dirigent protein 22-like — protein MASFFIYTISISYLLIMLPMFICISDQAFSEDISEAIAMKRMMKTSHLHFYFHDIVSGKNPSAMKVIGTEIMSFGTTFIIDDALTEGQEPTSKIVGRAQGLYAVAAQNDLALLMVINYSFTDGKFNGSSISILGRNHVFDDIREMPIVGGTGLFRFARGYALAHTIWFDIKTGDATVEYNVFVQHF, from the coding sequence ATGGCTTCTTTCTTCATTTACACTATTTCCATCTCTTACCTTCTAATTATGCTTCCAATGTTTATCTGTATCTCCGACCAAGCTTTCTCAGAGGATATTTCTGAAGCTATAGCAATGAAAAGAATGATGAAAACAAGCCACCTACACTTTTACTTCCATGACATTGTTAGTGGTAAAAACCCTTCGGCCATGAAAGTTATTGGGACAGAAATTATGAGTTTTGGCACAACTTTCATCATAGATGATGCATTGACTGAAGGTCAAGAGCCAACATCGAAAATTGTAGGCAGAGCTCAGGGGCTGTACGCCGTTGCAGCACAGAATGACCTTGCATTGCTAATGGTGATTAACTATTCATTTACAGATGGGAAATTCAATGGAAGTAGCATCAGCATTCTTGGGAGGAATCATGTTTTTGATGATATCAGAGAAATGCCCATTGTTGGAGGCACGGGACTGTTTCGATTCGCTCGTGGATATGCATTGGCACATACAATTTGGTTTGATATCAAGACAGGAGATGCAACTGTAGAGTATAATGTGTTTGTTCAACACTTCTAA